tgaagaaaggaaaggagtagCAAATGTtccaaagaggagggaggagggatccctgggtgttgcagtggtttggcgcctgcctttggcccagggcgtgatcctggagacctgggatcaaatcccacttcgggctctcggtgcatggagcctgcttctccctctgcctgtgtctctgcctatctctctctctgtgtgtgtgactatcataaataaatttttaaaaaatttcaaagaagagggaggagaagagggctGAGGGTCAGGAAGGGAGCCCCAGATCTGGGCCCTGAAGCAGGGGGCTACCCCATCCTATGCAGTTGCTCAATGCTGTTACATTGCGCACCTGTCCTATATCAACCCTGGTTAGGTCCTGCAGGGAAtctggagaaaaatgagaatcaATCTTCACCTTCCAGAAATTTACAGTGTAGCAGAGCTTAGAGACAGAGCAATGAGAAAGGCTGGTGCTGCAGTGAAGGTATCCCAGGCAAGGTTGGAAGTGGAAAGTAAgagcacagggtgggggtgggggtgcaatTAGGAGACAGCCTGGCTGCAGTGACAGATGCGAGGCGACAAAGATCCAGTGAGCAAGGAAGGACCTTGAGCACCAGAGGGGGGGTGATGGGGTGccccctggggctgggctttctGTGGACCAGACACCATATGTGTCTCCAGCTCCCCTTCTGTTTCTCAGCCAGCAAAACTTCCCTGGCTGGCTCCCAGGGTGGACTTTTCAGATCCTCTTCTCCCCTGTGACCCAGCTGGGCATCTCTGTTCCCCTACCCCAGCCATTGGGGCAGGGGTGGAACATGTTGCTCAGGGAGCAGGCTTTCCTGCACCAGTGGCCCAGCATGCTCACTCCCATCATCTATCATGCTGGGCCTCACCCCTAGGTGAGCAGCAGGGTACTGCTGAGAGTCACCACTGTCATTCAGGTCATGGAGCAGAAGTCCTCAGAGGAGCTAGGAGACATGGTAGGGGACAGGGAAGGCACTGGGGCATGGCCCTTTTAAGTCTCATTATATTAAAAGAACATATACTCCTCctcacacacccacatacaccaTGCTCTGGCTATGATGTAACAGCTCTGTACACTCTCCCTCTAAAGATCCTCTTGCAGAAGTTCCAGGATTGCTCTCACCCCCTGCCTCACCCTAGAGCCCTGGTGCAGCCGGGAGAGCAGCATCTCCTAGCAATGGGAGGACTAAGGTCATGGCTTTAACCAGCCAGCCCCTATCCTGTCTGGGCTGGGAGCCTCTGAGCTCAGAATCTTACCCTCTGCCTGAGCATAAACATCTCCCCACTCATTGCATCCTGGAACCTCTCCCTTTTGTTACTATTTAGACCATTCCAGAGGCCTGAAGCTACTACTGATAAGGGAGACAACAGTGGGAAGGGAGAAACTGCTACCCACATCACCCCCATGAGTTCCTGTCAGCTCCTCAAACTCAACTGATCCcagagaaaacacattctttaaTCCAAACCAGCCCTTTCTCCTCACTCTCcttcatccatttattcttttacttgtTCAAAAAATCCTTGGCAGATATCAAGTGCTGTGCAACATCCTGGAGATACACTAGCAGAAAAAGGATTACAAAATCCTTACCATGACAGTTTACACTCTAGTGTAAATTACACTCTAGACAATAAATAATGAGAAAGGATGGTAAGAATCTCGGAAGTACTAGTTTGGATGGTACGATAGAGCAGTGGTTTGCAAACTTTGGAATATATCAGAATTCCCTGGGGAGCTTGTGAAAAGACAAGTTGCTGAGTCCCACACCCAGAGCTTCTTATTCAGTGTGTCTGCAGCAAAGCCcaagaatacacatttttatatactttttaaaagattttaagtaatctctatatgcagtatggggctcaaactcacaaccgtgaaatcaagagtcacgtgctctacattatcccagtgtcctgggatcaagtcccgcattgggctccctgctctgtggggagcctgcttctccctctccctctgcctgttgctccgcCTGCTTgtgagcttgctctctctctgtcaaataaataaataaaatcttaaaagaaaaaaagagtcacatgctctaatgattgagccagtcaggtaccccaagaatacacatttttaaaaatgattttatttatttatttgagaaagagagagagagactgcagggggaggagcagagggagagggacaagcaaactccatgctgagctcagagcctgactcagggctcaatcccaagatcccaagatcatgacctgagcgaaaatcaagagttggatgcttaaccaactgagccactcaggtgccccaagaatacacgttgtttttaaggttttgtttattcatgagaggcgcacagagagaagcagagacacaggcagaggaagaagcaggctccctgcagggagcccgatgtgagactcgatcccaggactctgggatcacaacctgagccgaaggcagccactcaaccactgaaccatccaggtgcccctgttcccCTCAGAATCTGTGAGATAGAAGGGGCCTCAGAGATCCTTCCACAACATCCCAGACAGAGATTTATCAAGTGCCAGCTTGTATGCCTCCAACGATGGGAAACTCATTATCTCTCCTGGGAAACTCATTCCGTTGTCTGATGGCTAAAGGTTTTACAAAGTTTCTCCTTACTAAGTTGGCTCCATCTAACTCCACTATGTGGGCTTGAATCTGCCCTCCAGATTACACAGACAAAAGCATCTAGTGTCTTTCTCAGAATAGCTCTTCAACTATGTGAATGAAGATAGAGCTAGCATACTCATTTCTGCTTATGATGAAGAGTCCAAACTTGCTCAACTCTGCCCCATAGAATGGAATCTTGAACCTCTTTTCTATCCATTTGACCCTCAGAGTGACAaggtttttaggaatttatcctatcCCAGGCCTGTGGCATGAGAAGCTTAGTAAgcattagaaacacacacacacacacacacacacacacacacacacacacactcctctatATAATAAGGAAGGTGAACAGTATGTTCTAGTCTGGAGTCCTGTCCTGCCtgttctcatgctctctctgacCCATACTTTCAAAATCACCAGCAGAGAACTCAAAAATTGGCTGCCCTTAGGCCTTAGGGCCTTAGGCATCTGTGCTTAGCCTTTGCAGCCCCCAAATTGGGAAGCCCAGTAGTCCTCTGTGCACAGAATGGACATGGGAGTCATGCCTAtgtctccccccaccaccaccacacacagcCAACAGTGATGAAAGTGACATCATCCATGCAGTCCGGGTGGAGAAGAGTCCAGCAGGCAGACTAGGTTTCAGTGTGCGGGGCGGCTCTGAGCATGGCCTTGGCATCTTCGTCAgcaaggtggaggaagggagcagTGCAGGTGAGCAGGGCCCCCAGGAGTGAGGTTCTGGCTTATGGTATGAGCCCCTACCTCCATGGGGTTCTGGAGTCCTGTTATCAGCAATGGCAGGAAAGGGTCCTCAGCTTTGGAGGGCTTGCTCCAATGGGGAAGTGGGGCCCCCTCCCAGGGTGGAGCAGGCTAATGGACAGGTCCCTCATCTAACAAGGAACACTCAGACCTCACTTGGGGATCCCCAATCTCATGCGAGAAGTTTTACCCCAGGGAACCTTGCGTGGTGGGGGAAGCTTAGCTTCATCCTGGGGGGAACTTCTCCCAAGTGGCCAGTGCCAGCTGCCCGCCCTCCCTTGGCACAGAGCGGGCTGGCCTGTGCGTGGGGGACAAGATCACAGAAGTGAATGGGCTGAGCCTGGAGAGCACCACCATGGGCAGCGCTGTGAAAGTGCTGACAGGCAGCAGCCGTCTACACATGATGGTGAGGCGCATGGGCCGAGTGCCGGGCATCAAATTCTCCAAGGAGAAGACTACATGGTGAGAATGCCCATGGTGAGAAGGCCCCAGCCCTGACCTtgccccaccccagccaccctATCCACCCCATCCAGCCCATGGCTGAGGGTACAGGGCTCCGCATGGGATTTGGCTAGTATGGCTTCTGCTCTcctgccccacaccccccacacccTGGGCACTGGAAACACAGGGATCCTTAGGCCCCACACTGGAATGAGACAAGGCCCTGTCTCTCCCCCTTGCCCTTCTCTCAACTCTACCCCAGATACCAGTGGCTGCTCCCACCGTGGCTGCTCCTGTGGGCCTAGGGATAGTAAAAGTACCATTCCCTCAGGGTTCTCGTGGGGATTCAAAATGGGTCCCAGCACAATGGAGCTGCTCCATAAAAAGAGGAGATTTGGGTGGTTCCCCAAATTTGTAAAGTCTACATCCCACTGAAGGTCTCAGGACTGGAGAGTCCCCCAAGGCAACCTCTCCTTTCCTGGGCAGTTGTCGAGGATGCTGAcaggagaggggaggtgggtggtggtggaTGGGGGGGTTCTGACTGAGGGCTCCTTGCCATCTTCCCAGGGTGGACGTGGTGAATCGGCGGCTGGTAGTGGAGAAGTGCAGCTCAACGCCATCTGACAGTGGCTCAGAGGATGGCATGCGGCGCATTGTTCACCTATACACCACATCAGACGATTTCTGTCTGGGCTTCAACATCCGCGGGGGCAAGGAGTTTGGCCTGGGCATCTATGTGTCCAAGTGAGGGCTGGGGCGGGCCGTGCAATGGGGACAGGTCATGTCCCCTACATGTCGGAAGGCCAGGGCAGGGtctggggagggatggggggctCCAGGAGGAGGGTCAAGGAGTTCCGCCGGGGCATCCCCATATCTAAGTGAAGAGTCTGGTCTAGAGTAAGggagggcaggccaggtggcctATCAGATCGCCTCCTGTCTGACCCCAGAGTGGATCATGGTGGGCTGGCCGAGGAGAATGGCATCAAAGTGGGGGACCAGGTCCTGGCGGCCAACGGTGTCAGGTTCGACGACATCAGCCACAGCCAGGCCGTGGAAGTGCTGAAGGGCCAAACGCACATCATGTTGACTATCAAGGTGGGCAGGACTGTGGGTGTCAGGGAGACGCCAGACTATAGGAAAGACTTCCCAGATCTCTCTAGTACTTAATGTCCATTGCCCtataatttgtataaaatttcCACAGCCATTTGAGAGAGCAGGCCTTGAGCTCATCCCTATTTTAcggaagaagaaactgaggctcagagaggcagagtAACTCGGGAAGCAGAGTCACTCAGCGGGCCAGTAGAGGGCCTGCTTCCAGTCCTGCTCCCCAGGCACCTAGGGCAGCACCCCTTTCTGTGAGTGGTGGGGGTCCAGGCTTGAAAGGAGAAAATGCAGAAGGGGGTGGGTGGTGGCAGCCATGGCTTTGGGTAGGACCTGGGCACGGGGCAAGGACTGCTGGGCCAAGGCCAGGGATCAGATTTCAAGGGAGGCACCTGCATTCATTATTCATGCGGGTCTCACACTTGCCTGGAGATAGGGTCCTTCTCACTCCAGCTGCAGAGGAGGTGATGGCCCCTGATCAGCTCTCCTTCTTTTCCCAAGCCTTCACCCAGCACACCCTTCAGGGCCTCCTCTGCTGTCTCCCCAAGTCTCCTCCTTTGATTTCCCCTCCCACAGTCCTCCCcacattctgtttctctctttccttcatctcATGTGCTCCCAAACACTCCTCATTTCTCCCACTCGGCCCCTCATCATTCATATATTCAACATTTTTGAGTATGTACTATGTGGTGGCCACTATGCCAGGTACTGCAGCTGCAAcggtgaacaagacagacaaggtctctgctggggggtggggcggaGGAGTGTGGTACGGTGGAGGATGGGGGGAGACAGACTAGGTGTGTGCTGCTGACAAATGCTGTAGGAATTAATGGACAGATAGGAGGGGTAATTCCGGAAGGCCCTTTGAGTCAGGGGGTCAGGGCAGGTCTCTCTGGGGAGGTGACACctgaagagggagaaggagctaGCCAGAAGATGAGTGGAAGGAAGAGAATCCAGGCAtaaggaacagcaagtgcaaggCCCTGAGGTATAGAGGCATGTTCAGAAATCAAGTGGCCCATTTTGTCTCGATCATGATGAACTTGGAAAGAGATGGGGATGAAAAGTTTACTCCTGTCCCATCACTCTCCCTTCTCACCCACTCTCCCTTCTcatcctccaccctcccctccttaCCTACTCCGCCTTCTCACCTACTCTCCTCACCCACCTTCCTTCTCACCCACCCCCTTCTCACCCACCCCCTTctcaccctcccctccttctcacCCACCCTCCTTCTCACCTACTCCCCCATGCCCTCCTGTGCCCACCACGCTCTTCCCAGGAGACTGGCCGGTACCCCGCCTACAAAGAGATGGTTTCTGAGTACTGTTGGCTGGACCGATGTAAGTGGCTCAGGCCCCTGAGTTGGAGGGAAAGGGCTGAGGCCTAAGGGTGGGTTGGAGTCTCTGAGGAATAACTGGGCAGGAGAAGCAAGACCTGCTTGGGACTTCCACACGGCCCAGAGCCATTCCCGGGCTCCCCTCTGAGAAGTGGCAGGTTGAGTTCTAGGCTCCCCTGGGCTCTGAAGAAGTGGCTTGCCCTGGGTCTCTCAACAAGTCAGTGGCAGGACTGCTGAGCAGCCAGTTCCCCAGAGCCTGCACTACTAGCCTGGGCTGCCACCCGACACCCCCCTTCCCCTTGCCAGCCCAAGCCTGTCCGCAACCGTGGCAGGGCCCTGAAGCCCACGGCCTGCCCCTGAGATGGCCCTGCCTTCCCACTGCCCGCAGTGAGCCACGGGATGCTGCAGCAGCTGTCCCCAGCCTCAGAGAGCAGCTCCAGCGTCTCCTCCTATGCCTCCAGCGCCCCCTACAGCTCGGTTGAGGGCTCGGGCTCTCTGCCCTCCGACCGCCTGGATGTGGGCCTTGGGTCTGAGGAGCCTGGTTGTCGGGGGCCTGGCTGGGGGAGGGCGGACACGGCCATGCAGACTGAGCCTGACGTGGGGAGCCGCGTGGAGACCTGGTGCAGCGTGAGGCCCACCGTCATCCTCAGGGACACGGCCATCCGCTCCGACGGACCCTGGCCCACTCGCCGCCTCAATTCTGCGCTCTCCGAGTCCCCAAAGACTGCTCTGCTGCTGGCCCTGAGCCGACCCCGGCCTCCCATCACGAGGTCCCAGAGCCACCTGACCTTGTGGGGTACGTAAGCTCCCAGTCCAATCCCTGCCTCATGCCCAGTCCTgggctccccacctccctttgcTCTAGGACTTGACTCAGCCTCAGTTCAACCCCAGAATACACTCATACTTGGCTTTGGGCCCTGTCTTAAACTGGCCCCAGGTCCCAAACCCACCCTCAAATCCAATCCCAGCTCCTGTCAGCTATGGGTCCCAAAGCAGCCCTCATCCATCCCTGCCACCttacacaaacatgcacacagacacacatgcccCAGCCCTCTTGGAGTGTCCTGGCAGAGCTGGAGCTGGGCAGGGAGAGGTGGAAAGTTGGGGGAGCAAGCCCACCTatctccatccccacctccctACAAGGCTGTCAGGCCCGTCTGCCCCCAgtccctcctctccatccctcttCACACCCCTGGCCCTGGGCCTTCCCTTCCGCCCACCACTCCAGCCTCCGGGGTGCTCCCTCCTGCCTGCAGAGGAGAAGAAGCAGCGGAAGAAGGAGAAGTTGGGATCCTCTGGGGAAAAGGGGGCCCTACAGCGCTCCAAGACGCTGATGAACCTCTTCTTCAAGGGAGGGCGGCAGGGGCGGCTGACAGGGGATGCTCCGGGAGAGGCCTGGACGCTGGACGCTGGCAGTCTGGCCAAGCCCCGCCCTCGCCTAGACCTGGAGAAAGGTAAGCCCTGGGCAGATGAGATAGAAAGGAGGTTCAGCCCACTTTGGCATCCAGCAGCTTTGCGTTTAAATCCCACACTGCCTATGATTAGCTGGGAGTAACCCCTTGCCTCCATAAGCCTGTTTTCTCATAAGCAAAGTGAGAGTAACAACCTATATCTTTAGAAATAGTGAGGAATAGATGAATGGGCGTATGTAAATCACTTAAGGACATTGGCATACAGAAGGTACTCAGAAAACGTAGTCATTGTTAAACTGTCTCATCTCCCCactttacagaaaggaaaactgaTAGGGCCATAACCTAACTAGGGAGTTGAAGGGCTTGGGTCAGATCTCTACGCTCCTGGTGGTAGGGCACTTCTCTCTGGGAATATTTGGCTTCACTTCTCCTGGCCCACAGGCCCCACCCAGTTCTAGAACCATCCTTGAGCCAGGCCATTTCTAGATCAGGGTTCAAGCAGAAGGGCCAGGACAGGCTTCACTTAGGTCAGGGGCCTCCAGGGACCCTCAAAGAGGCCTCTCATCTCTTAAGTGAGGCTCTGAGACTGGACCAAATGTGATGAGTTAAGACTCTCGGGGTTGCATGTGGCAGAAACCCAACTCCAATTAGGTTTAAAAAGCACTCCTTGGCTCAGCTACTGATTTGAGTGGGTCTGAAAGGTTTAAACAATCTCATCAGACATCTGCCCCCTTCATCTTTGGTTCCACTTTCTTCTAGGTTGGCTTTATTGTCATGCAGCTTTGGCCCACTCCAAGGTCAGATGGCCACTGTCGCTTAGCAACCCAGGGGCAGGGGTGCTTCTTAGAGTTCCAGCTAAAGTCCTAGGCTCTTGTTGGCCCAGCTGGCATCACATGCCCAACAGATGGCTGTGCTTTCATGGGCCAGCCTGGGGCATGTGCCCACCCCAGAGTACATGCACTGAGAATGGAGGTCCCCAGGTGAAACCGAAGTGCTGTTTGCAGAGGGAGAGTGGATGTTAGCTGGCAAAAACAACCAGAGGATGAGCAGCTAGACTCTGCCCCTTCTGGGGGCCTCAAGCGAGAGTCCCCTGGAAGAGACAATCTCTTCAGATTAAGCTGGGCCAGCTCCACTTCCTCAACCCATCTCTTTTTCCacagcccccagggccctgctctcACCTGATTCTCCTCCTATCCCTCTGgccactcctctctctccttcaaaggTTCCTCTTTTTTGTTCTGTCCCCTGAAGGTAGGTGCTCCCCCAAGCTTCGTCCTTGGGGATCTTCCCTCCATACATTTGCTTCTGAATGAATCTCCACAAGCAGAACTCAGACTGCACCCTCTCTTGACCTAAAACCTTCCCTAACTCCCCACTATCTAGGAATGAGGGCCCTAGTTGAGCATGACCCCCAAGACCTACATAGCCTAGCCTCTTGCCTCCTGATTCCACCTCCTTCCAGCCTGGCCTCTTCATTCCACCCAATGATCCAGCCATCCCTGAGCCCTCCAAGCCCCATGTTCAGATTGGGAGTCTGAGGTCGCAGCTGAGCTTTTCTTCTTCATAGCAGGAGCAGTGGGGCCTGTACAGAAGTTTGTCACCTGGAGACTGAGACGAGGTAATTCATGCATCCCTTTACCGAGGCCTGGTTGACAGTAGAGCTGCAGATGGGGTGCATGTTGGGGGCAGCTAAGGGGCTTTGGGGTCATGCATGGGGGATTGGGTGCATATTGGGGGCAGCTGAAAGAATTGGACCAAGCTTACCAAGAAAGACAGGGCTGCAGAGAGATATTGGGGTACATTTTGAGGACTGGGGAATTTGATGGGACTCCCAAAGGCAGATGTTGGGGAGGTGAGGGAACCCATGACAGAACTCCACTGAGTACTATAACAGTGAATGTTTGGGGTGCCGGGTGCACTAGACTAGGACACCATTAGGGAATAAAGTAGTATAGGAATCTGTGTTTGGGGCTGAAGAATCTGGATTGGAGCTCTCTTCTTGGGCAGAGTGCTGGAGGAGACCATGCTGGGGAGGTTCCGGGCTAGGCTGGGATTTTGCCGGTGGCATCTAGGCCACTTGGTTGACGTGTTCTGTGGTCTGACCCCAGTGAGAgaagcccccacctcccctgatAGCTCCTGGCTCCATCATACATCTTTGCTCCTTCCCTGCAGAGCGGGAGAGGGGTCGGGCCCTGTTCTCTGCCAGGTCTGGGAGCCCCTCCCGCCAGCTGCCTGAGGTAGATGAGCAGGTGCAAGCATGGGAGAGCCGAAGGCCCCTTATTCAGGACCTGGCCCGACGATTGCTGACTGACGACGAGGTTCTGGCCGTCACCCGCCACTGCTCCCGGGTGAGCTTCCAGCCTGCCCCTGACTCCAGCATATGGTCACCC
This portion of the Vulpes lagopus strain Blue_001 chromosome 2, ASM1834538v1, whole genome shotgun sequence genome encodes:
- the PDZD7 gene encoding PDZ domain-containing protein 7, producing the protein MAQGFAVGFDPLGLGDLSSGSLSSLSSRGHLGSDSGSATRYLLKKQQRLLNGPPRGIRASSPMGRVILINSPIEANSDESDIIHAVRVEKSPAGRLGFSVRGGSEHGLGIFVSKVEEGSSAERAGLCVGDKITEVNGLSLESTTMGSAVKVLTGSSRLHMMVRRMGRVPGIKFSKEKTTWVDVVNRRLVVEKCSSTPSDSGSEDGMRRIVHLYTTSDDFCLGFNIRGGKEFGLGIYVSKVDHGGLAEENGIKVGDQVLAANGVRFDDISHSQAVEVLKGQTHIMLTIKETGRYPAYKEMVSEYCWLDRLSHGMLQQLSPASESSSSVSSYASSAPYSSVEGSGSLPSDRLDVGLGSEEPGCRGPGWGRADTAMQTEPDVGSRVETWCSVRPTVILRDTAIRSDGPWPTRRLNSALSESPKTALLLALSRPRPPITRSQSHLTLWEEKKQRKKEKLGSSGEKGALQRSKTLMNLFFKGGRQGRLTGDAPGEAWTLDAGSLAKPRPRLDLEKAGAVGPVQKFVTWRLRRERERGRALFSARSGSPSRQLPEVDEQVQAWESRRPLIQDLARRLLTDDEVLAVTRHCSRYVHEGGVEDLVRPLLAILDRPAKLLLLRDIRSVVASTDLGRFDSMVMPMELEAFEALKGQAVRPPALRPARQDTPPKRHLVTPVPDSRGGFYLLPVNGFSEEEDDGKLRERLGGLQLSLGASAPHHTHKGIPPLQDVPVDAFTPHRSTCTPPPQPPPVAPRPPRPNWLLTEPLTPEDPWQSQGQGPAQSRSRSHSRSRSRSRGRGKSPGRRHSPSPAPVPTPSTASGRYHKPRKARPPLPRPVAGQVAKAGGHQGPSENVTGGTARKVAEKDPGGELRTVTLSKMKQSLGISISGGIESKVQPMVKIEKIFPGGAAFLSGALQAGFELVAVDGESLEQVTHQRAVDTIRRAYRNKAREPMELVVRVPGTSPLPLSPDLPALTDQCLPADHSPAR